One genomic region from Thermoleptolyngbya sichuanensis A183 encodes:
- a CDS encoding helix-turn-helix domain-containing protein, producing MTLSVSETTVQAWRERYEQEGLQMLHDKPRSGRPIEFDGEQRANITALACSEAPVGHDRWDLRLLADKAVELNYC from the coding sequence ATGACCTTAAGTGTCTCAGAGACGACGGTGCAGGCATGGCGCGAGCGCTATGAACAGGAAGGATTGCAGATGCTGCATGACAAGCCCCGCTCGGGTCGTCCAATCGAGTTTGATGGTGAGCAACGAGCCAATATTACGGCTTTAGCCTGTAGTGAAGCCCCAGTCGGTCATGACCGCTGGGACTTGCGTCTGCTGGCGGATAAGGCGGTTGAACTGAACTATTGCTAG
- a CDS encoding MFS transporter, which translates to MTSPVGRSPVLWRQVLGLAAVQSAITLMWVMYGAYVPQLLEQFGLPISLGVAIAALENALAIAFQPLMGSLSDRAQRWTGTRFPFIAVGVVLTAALFLAIPGITVLDTGTALRGLMLFVLVAWSLAMTVFHSPVLSLLGHYTTVSHLPLAASFLTVASGIVGTLVPVVNQMILNLGPLATFLVGSTVLLLAAALLRRLDAPVSFTLSGAIATDASPLPSLGSLSFLAAVGLCLGWGAAANDGCGARHDLDPSAGSKLESNHALGGDRHCRRCRALGGDRHSPGQSTSPDGWRSGGSAGGDAVGAGALGGDCSAGYSSADFGAGADSKRRLACSPCPSAREPCWAGRGAIPRRRFGGQSPAKCVAGGSAVTQPG; encoded by the coding sequence ATGACCTCTCCCGTGGGGCGATCGCCCGTTTTGTGGCGGCAGGTTTTGGGGCTGGCTGCAGTGCAGTCGGCTATTACGCTGATGTGGGTGATGTATGGAGCCTACGTCCCTCAACTGCTGGAGCAATTTGGGCTACCGATCAGCCTGGGGGTGGCGATCGCCGCCCTGGAAAATGCGCTGGCGATCGCCTTCCAGCCGCTCATGGGGAGCCTGTCTGACCGGGCGCAGCGCTGGACGGGCACCCGCTTCCCCTTCATTGCCGTCGGGGTCGTGTTAACGGCGGCGCTCTTTTTGGCGATTCCTGGCATCACGGTGCTGGACACGGGCACGGCGCTGCGGGGTCTGATGCTGTTCGTGCTGGTGGCGTGGTCGCTGGCGATGACGGTGTTTCATAGTCCCGTGCTGTCGCTTTTAGGGCACTACACGACGGTTTCGCATCTGCCGCTGGCCGCCAGCTTCCTCACGGTGGCCAGTGGCATTGTGGGGACTCTGGTGCCTGTGGTCAACCAGATGATCTTGAACCTGGGGCCGCTGGCCACTTTCTTGGTGGGATCTACAGTGCTGCTGCTGGCGGCGGCGCTGCTGAGGCGGCTGGATGCGCCAGTTTCCTTCACCCTGTCAGGGGCGATCGCCACGGATGCGTCACCGTTGCCCTCGCTGGGCAGCCTCAGCTTTTTGGCGGCGGTGGGGCTTTGTCTGGGCTGGGGGGCAGCGGCTAATGATGGATGCGGTGCGCGGCATGACCTCGACCCATCTGCCGGGTCAAAACTCGAATCAAATCATGCTCTGGGTGGCGATCGCCATTGCCGTCGTTGCCGTGCCCTTGGGGGCGATCGCCACTCGCCTGGGCAATCGACTAGCCCTGACGGCTGGCGTAGTGGGGGCAGTGCTGGTGGCGACGCTGTGGGGGCTGGTGCCCTCGGCGGCGATTGTAGCGCTGGGTATTCTAGTGCTGATTTTGGCGCTGGCGCTGATTCAAAACGGCGGCTTGCCTGTAGCCCTTGCCCAAGTGCCCGTGAGCCGTGCTGGGCTGGGCGTGGGGCTATACCTCGGCGGCGTTTCGGCGGCCAATCTCCTGCAAAATGCGTTGCAGGCGGGTCTGCTGTCACTCAGCCTGGGTAG
- the moeB gene encoding molybdopterin-synthase adenylyltransferase MoeB gives MLNPNLDEIQLTKDDYERYSRHLILPEVGVEGQKRLKAASVLCIGTGGLGSPLLLYLAAAGIGRIGIVDFDVVDHSNLQRQVIHGTSWVGKPKIQSAKNRILEINPYCQVDLYETRLSSENALSIMEPYDIVVDGTDNFPTRYLVNDACVLSGKPNVYGSIFRFEGQATVFNYQDGPNYRDLYPEPPPPGLVPSCAEGGVLGILPGIIGVIQATETVKIILGQGQTLNGRLLLFNALNMTFRELKLRPNPERPVIEKLIDYEEFCGIPQAKAMEAQQQSEMQEMTVTELKQLLDSGADGYVVIDVRNPNEYEIAKIPGTTLIPLPEIENGDGVAKVQELLNGHKLIAHCKMGGRSAKALAILKERAGIDGINVKGGITAWSREVDPSVPEY, from the coding sequence ATGCTCAATCCCAATCTGGACGAGATCCAGTTAACCAAAGACGACTACGAACGATATTCCAGACACCTGATCCTGCCGGAGGTCGGTGTAGAGGGACAAAAGCGGCTGAAAGCGGCTAGTGTTCTCTGCATCGGTACAGGTGGGCTAGGTTCCCCGTTGCTGCTGTACCTGGCGGCGGCGGGCATTGGCCGCATCGGCATTGTAGATTTTGACGTGGTGGATCACTCCAACCTGCAACGGCAGGTGATTCACGGCACCTCCTGGGTCGGCAAACCTAAAATTCAGTCCGCCAAAAACCGGATTTTGGAAATCAACCCCTACTGCCAGGTGGATCTTTACGAAACCCGCCTCAGTTCCGAGAATGCGTTGAGCATTATGGAACCCTACGACATTGTGGTAGACGGCACCGACAACTTCCCAACGCGCTATCTGGTGAACGATGCCTGTGTCCTGTCGGGCAAGCCCAATGTCTACGGCTCTATCTTCCGGTTTGAGGGGCAGGCGACGGTGTTTAACTACCAGGACGGGCCCAACTACCGCGACCTCTATCCCGAACCCCCACCACCGGGTCTGGTGCCCTCCTGCGCCGAGGGTGGCGTGCTGGGCATTCTCCCTGGCATTATTGGCGTGATCCAGGCGACGGAAACGGTGAAGATTATTCTGGGGCAGGGGCAAACCCTGAACGGGCGGCTGCTGCTGTTCAACGCGCTTAACATGACCTTCCGAGAGCTAAAGCTGCGCCCCAATCCAGAGCGTCCGGTGATTGAGAAACTGATCGACTACGAAGAGTTTTGTGGAATTCCCCAGGCCAAAGCAATGGAAGCACAGCAACAGTCTGAAATGCAGGAAATGACCGTGACTGAGCTAAAGCAACTGCTCGACAGTGGTGCAGATGGCTACGTGGTGATTGATGTTCGCAATCCCAATGAATACGAAATTGCCAAAATTCCCGGTACGACGCTGATTCCGCTGCCGGAAATTGAAAACGGCGACGGCGTGGCCAAGGTGCAGGAGTTGCTGAACGGGCACAAGCTGATTGCCCACTGCAAGATGGGCGGGCGCTCGGCCAAGGCGCTGGCGATTTTGAAAGAGCGGGCCGGGATCGACGGCATCAATGTGAAGGGCGGCATTACTGCCTGGAGCCGCGAGGTTGATCCCTCCGTGCCGGAATACTAG